From a single Pseudomonadota bacterium genomic region:
- the ybgF gene encoding tol-pal system protein YbgF, producing MKNLSFRLVPAAAILLCCMVSGPSMAQTVDVTSMNNRVMRLENELRTLNQAVYKGQPPPPGTGTGTSYEDRLTRLEQETSKLTGRVEELQFSMRKLQDAQAKAARDMEFRLNELEKKAATHAPVAAPAPPPATATPSPFTGQQSYPPAGGQAPAALTGDPRKDYDNAYALLLQADYNAAENALKAFIAANPQHELTGNAQYWLAETYYVRGMYPEAALAFGEGFEKYPDSQKAPDNLLKLGLSLVKLNKRQEACRTLGLVKKNFPDGPEATRAKAEQERTRLKCG from the coding sequence ATGAAAAACCTCTCCTTCCGGCTGGTCCCGGCTGCTGCAATCCTTCTGTGCTGCATGGTATCCGGGCCTTCCATGGCCCAGACTGTGGATGTCACGTCCATGAACAACCGGGTCATGCGCCTTGAGAACGAGCTGCGGACCCTGAACCAGGCTGTCTACAAGGGCCAACCCCCGCCCCCCGGAACCGGCACAGGCACAAGCTATGAGGACCGCCTCACCCGCCTGGAACAGGAAACCAGCAAGCTGACCGGCCGCGTGGAAGAGCTCCAGTTCAGCATGCGCAAGCTCCAGGACGCGCAGGCAAAAGCCGCCCGGGATATGGAGTTCCGGCTGAATGAACTGGAGAAAAAGGCAGCGACCCATGCCCCCGTCGCTGCGCCTGCGCCGCCGCCAGCCACGGCAACACCCTCTCCCTTTACCGGCCAGCAATCTTATCCTCCGGCCGGGGGACAGGCACCCGCCGCCCTGACGGGCGATCCCCGGAAAGACTATGACAACGCCTATGCCCTGCTGCTCCAGGCCGACTACAACGCCGCGGAAAATGCCCTGAAAGCCTTTATCGCCGCCAATCCGCAGCACGAGCTGACAGGCAACGCCCAGTACTGGCTGGCTGAAACCTATTACGTGCGTGGCATGTACCCGGAGGCCGCCCTGGCATTCGGCGAGGGGTTCGAGAAATACCCGGACAGCCAGAAAGCCCCCGACAACCTGCTGAAGCTGGGCCTGTCCCTGGTCAAGCTGAACAAAAGGCAGGAAGCCTGCCGCACCCTGGGCCTGGTGAAGAAAAATTTCCCCGATGGCCCGGAAGCCACCCGCGCAAAAGCCGAACAGGAACGCACCCGCCTGAAGTGCGGGTGA